A stretch of DNA from Drosophila virilis strain 15010-1051.87 chromosome 5, Dvir_AGI_RSII-ME, whole genome shotgun sequence:
TCAGTTGCAATTACTGTCATGCCGTGGCCTTCGATGGTCACCTGCGCTGGGCAAACCGAGGCGAAGGCGTTGATCATGCGGAACCGATAGCGCCGGCCGGGTGTAATTGTGAATATTTCGAGCGGCGTGTTTGTCATGAAACCAGTGTTGGGATCACGGAACTGGCCTTTGCCGTTGATCAGCATGGATTCCGGATCTTGGCCAGTGTTCACGGCCAGGCGGCCCGGGTACCGCTCCGCAGCATCCTCATGCAGCCAGTCGCTAATGAGCATTATGTGCGTAGTCAAATCAAAGTCGTACAGATGGGAGTTGGGATCGCGTGAAGGCGGCTGCCGCACCACAACGCTGCCGTAGAGACCATCAAGCTTCTGTAGTCCAGTGTGCGAGTGCCAGAAATGGGTGCCCGCATTGCCCGTCCATTGGTACCGGAACGTGTTGCCCTGCTGAATGGGGCACTGCGTGACGAACGGCACACCATCGTAGTACTGCGAGCCGCGCTGCCAGATTCCATGCCAGTGAATGGTTACCTCCATGCCCTCCATGTGGTTCTCCACATCAATGACAACCTTATCGTTCTCGCACACCTGTATACTGGGGCCGGGTATCATTCGGTTTGCCGTCAGTATGCCACGCTCAACACCATCGGCCAAAACGCACTGACAGTGACTCCAAACGGTGTTCGTGGCATTCGGCGTGCACACCTGGCAGGCACTGTAAGAAAGCGAAAATTAAGTGGAGAAAACGGAAAGATGGCAGAATATTCATTGCATGGCCAAGTTTGATTTTGGTGTGTGCTAtgcttgataaataaataaaataataaataaatatatattcataatctGGTTACATAAAACCGCAAAACTGAATCCGACTGGAACTGTGCAAGTGTATAGGGTATTTACAGCAACGTTTTGAAGGATTACAAATGCATTCTAATCTCTGAATAGTTGTTAATGTGTATTGTGCGTGCGTTTCCAACCGGACTGCTAACATAAGGAAACTCTTGGAAACCTGTTCTATGCAAGTAAAAACAATATTAGCTAGCGAGGTTATCGAACTATCCACaactgtgtttttttttttttttttttgcaaaaagcTGGCTCTACGGATCGTACACATAGCGTTGTGGCTTTTCAGCCTGAGAACTCTGGGCCAACAGCTGGAGCCCGTAACCGGAGCTGCTGAATATTTACACTAGCGCTGCGGCAACTGCATATCGTTCAGTTCagcatttgctttgtttttgcagCGTGCCCGGCTCTTTGTCTGGCATATTATGGAAATACAGCACTTATGGCGTGGGAATCAAGTATATGTATCTAATGTGTGTGTTCGTGGACGTATCACGCTCTCTGTCTCTGGGCTATGGCCGATGGTGTGTGCTGACAGCTTGCAGGTTTTTTACGAAGTTGCTTTTTTCCTGGTGCTTTAAATTGACTTGGATTTGTAGACAAATACGCATTTTTaattgtgtgtatatatttgtattttcccTGACCTGAACCTCCATTGATTGTAACAATGTTTTAATTTCGAATTTTGGTAACAAAGTTATCAACTGCAACTACGACACtgccttttcttttattttattttcttttggtttttcaagcgTTGATTGGATTTCTGGTTTATGAACCGTCAGGTAATCGTCAGActttcaaattatattttttaccaGCTCCAGcatgcacatgtatgtatgtatgtatattatggaTGCATATGATCGGGTTTTACAAGTCTCGGTGATTGTGTGAGTACTTACGCTCCCAGCACGGTGTAGTACTCCAGCGTAAAGTGATAGTAGCAGATCCTGGGCGGCTCGCCCTCGCGACATGCGCGCGCACACTCATCTGGGGCAGACAGGGCTGGATTACGACGCAGCTCGGCGGTGGCACTTGTAGAGAAATCCAGATGGCGGAAGGGCGATTTGGGATTGGGCTCAACAACGGTGCCGCTAATCTTTGGCGGATACCGTGCGGAGCTGGGCAGGGTGCCGCGCGAGTTGAGATAACCGCTGCCGGCGGTCAAGGATGGATTGCTATTGGCCGGGGCTCCACTGCCCAGTGTATTGCTGCTAAGGGGCACCGGACGTGGAATACCAGCGCCCAGTGAAGGGTGCGTCTGCACAAGGCCATGCGTCGCTGAAAAGAAGGGCGAGTCGAAGGGCGTCGAGCTGCTGGGTGTGGCCACATGCTGCTGCCAGTAGGAGCCGGCCGATGTTTGATCCGGTTGTTTGTCTGCAAAAGTAcagcaaaatcaaataaatatataaatagagagcgagaaaaaaatatataacaaaagacACAAACAATTGGTTAATAAATACGTTTTTGTTCATTTCTGAACTTGgtgattttcaattaattttttcaaaCTCGGTTCGGGGGCCCAGTACTTCATAAAAATCGTGCCCAgctacattttaaattaagtgCAAATTGGCcacagtttcagtttcagtttctgtttctgtttctgtttctgtatatgtatgtatgttgttggtttttctcTGCTTGGCTTTATGCAATCGCAAGAGTTCAATCAGCTCAACGATGACGCAATGCCGCGAGGTGAGCGATTCGAGTAACTAATTAAGTGCAAAACTCTTGTGTTTGCTTTGACTAGAAGCAAAAACCCATTggcaaaaactttaaatggcatgattttgattttattgttttttttttttttgttaaggtTTATATACCAGTGTCATATGTgtgcgtacatatatatgacgaaatatattttatctgACACTCGTAGAAAATTACAAAAGaattgtgtgtatttatgcaGTGCTTGCAATCGGGCAATCCCATTATTATCATCCCCAAATAGTTGACAAAAGGCACGCAACAAAagagaatatttaaataacaatataatatttaatttgtattgctTTCAAAATGCTCACCAGATACTCCCCCAAGCGCTCGTATACGCTCTCACTGCATACAATTCGCTTTGAAACAAAAGatttaggcaacgaactttaTCTGCCGCGTAAATGCTTTGTACGTGATCTGCTTTTTAGGCAAGCAATTAATTGATGTggtaatatttgaaaataatgcCCTACTTCTACAGCTAACACATTTTCCCATTCTGCGACTAAAGAACGGCACATTATTCAATAGAAAAGATATGTATTGTTCATTTCAAAAAGAGATAAACTAATCGGATCTCACGATGTTGTTGGCGTTGACCAGTTGCTGACCATTTGACTTGTAACTTGTCAACTCGTTGATTTCTGTTTGTCTCTGGGGCTttgaaaactaaaaattaattgtCTTACAGTTTCGTGGTTTCTTATAAATAGCCTGCAAGCAGCTAACTGTGCAAATACATTAACCCACATCTACTGGCGCAGTCTTGTCATTTGTCGGTGGGTAGAGTCgtgaattataaaaattatcgCGGCCCAAGTCAACTGttctcttttgttatatttaaagTCTCGTTTTGATGAAAATGAACAAAGTCGACAATATTACCTGATTACTTGATATTTTACAAGACCTAAAAATGCTCACTGTGACAATGCAGCTCTTAAGCCGAGAATACATTTTCCTTGCTTAACTTCTTAGTAATTGGCTCAGTttgtaatatttgtttaatttaggAAATCGGAGATTTTTCTTTCGACCAGTGACATTTTGAATTCCCTCCTTGATCTTAAAAAAGgaatacaaataattattgtCGTAACATGTTTCCACAAATGTTCGCGGGCAAGTTTAAGACCAAAATGGATATCGAGAGAACGGTAGCTGAATAATTCCAAGCGCACTTAGATATTTCCAAATTAGTATTATAAACATGTTAAGAATTGGCCAGTGTTGTAAATAGCATTAGCATAGAACTTTGGTGCCGAAATGgtgtgaaatattttcaatgcaAGGTCACATCGCCTTCCAAATTATGCTCTTAATGACTTTTCCGGCCCCAACTAGTTAGTGGCAAGAACTTTGAGCACAGAACCGTCGCTTGGCATTGGCCAAATGTGGCAGACCTCAACTAACGTGGGTGTGCAAACAATTGTTGCATGGCCTACATATTGTTTGTGAAATGTGCATTGCCTATGTACTGTGTATATATTGTGTGGATTGTGTATTCTTATTaggcatttaattttaaattttataatttgatatattgaataattaggaagacactcgtttttgtcgaccatttaataaataaaaatatatatgtctgcCTAGATTATCTGTTGTATTTAGCGTTCGTTAA
This window harbors:
- the stw gene encoding uncharacterized protein stw isoform X2; translation: MLAKWTMSQKGLKHLLGLVAVITILSDLPVVQAVRIGAPQQKQRIKDKQPDQTSAGSYWQQHVATPSSSTPFDSPFFSATHGLVQTHPSLGAGIPRPVPLSSNTLGSGAPANSNPSLTAGSGYLNSRGTLPSSARYPPKISGTVVEPNPKSPFRHLDFSTSATAELRRNPALSAPDECARACREGEPPRICYYHFTLEYYTVLGAACQVCTPNATNTVWSHCQCVLADGVERGILTANRMIPGPSIQVCENDKVVIDVENHMEGMEVTIHWHGIWQRGSQYYDGVPFVTQCPIQQGNTFRYQWTGNAGTHFWHSHTGLQKLDGLYGSVVVRQPPSRDPNSHLYDFDLTTHIMLISDWLHEDAAERYPGRLAVNTGQDPESMLINGKGQFRDPNTGFMTNTPLEIFTITPGRRYRFRMINAFASVCPAQVTIEGHGMTVIATDGESVHPVNVNTIISFSGERYDFIITADQPVGAYWIQLRGLGECGIRRAQQLAILRYARGPYQPASAPPTYDVGIPQGVVMNPLDAQCNRQRNDAICVSQLKNALEIDRGILAEKPDVKIFLPFRFFVYRAEDLFQPNTYNRFLVAPTGDHVISLIDEISYLSAPAPLTSQYNEINPEQFCNGDNRPADCGPNCMCTHKIDIPLNAIVEVVLVDEVQQPNLSHPFHLHGYGFSVIGIGRSPDSTVKKINLKHALDLDRRGLLHRQYNLPPTKDTIAVPNNGYVVLRFRADNPGFWLFHCHFLFHIVIGMNLILQVGTNADLPPVPPGFPTCGDHTPPIPIN
- the stw gene encoding uncharacterized protein stw isoform X3, giving the protein MLAKWTMSQKGLKHLLGLVAVITILSDLPVVQAVRIGAPQQKQRIKDKQPDQTSAGSYWQQHVATPSSSTPFDSPFFSATHGLVQTHPSLGAGIPRPVPLSSNTLGSGAPANSNPSLTAGSGYLNSRGTLPSSARYPPKISGTVVEPNPKSPFRHLDFSTSATAELRRNPALSAPDECARACREGEPPRICYYHFTLEYYTVLGAACQVCTPNATNTVWSHCQCVLADGVERGILTANRMIPGPSIQVCENDKVVIDVENHMEGMEVTIHWHGIWQRGSQYYDGVPFVTQCPIQQGNTFRYQWTGNAGTHFWHSHTGLQKLDGLYGSVVVRQPPSRDPNSHLYDFDLTTHIMLISDWLHEDAAERYPGRLAVNTGQDPESMLINGKGQFRDPNTGFMTNTPLEIFTITPGRRYRFRMINAFASVCPAQVTIEGHGMTVIATDGESVHPVNVNTIISFSGERYDFIITADQPVGAYWIQLRGLGECGIRRAQQLAILRYARGPYQPASAPPTYDVGIPQGVILNPLDAICDRKRADAICVSNLKNAKKVDKSVLVERPDVKIFLPFRFYVYEPKTLFIPNTYNRFLVVPSGDHLTSLVDEISYISPPAPPLSQIEDIPPEYFCNGDNRPPNCGPNCECTHMVDIPLGAIVEVVLVDEVQQVNLSHPFHLHGTAFYVVGLGRSPDKSIKKINLKHALELDRMGMLERDFSKPPLKDTIAVPNNGYVVMRFRADNPGYWLFHCHFLFHIVIGMNLVFHIGTQADLPPVPPRFPRCGDHVPPVTWY
- the stw gene encoding uncharacterized protein stw isoform X1 codes for the protein MLAKWTMSQKGLKHLLGLVAVITILSDLPVVQAVRIGAPQQKQRIKDKQPDQTSAGSYWQQHVATPSSSTPFDSPFFSATHGLVQTHPSLGAGIPRPVPLSSNTLGSGAPANSNPSLTAGSGYLNSRGTLPSSARYPPKISGTVVEPNPKSPFRHLDFSTSATAELRRNPALSAPDECARACREGEPPRICYYHFTLEYYTVLGAACQVCTPNATNTVWSHCQCVLADGVERGILTANRMIPGPSIQVCENDKVVIDVENHMEGMEVTIHWHGIWQRGSQYYDGVPFVTQCPIQQGNTFRYQWTGNAGTHFWHSHTGLQKLDGLYGSVVVRQPPSRDPNSHLYDFDLTTHIMLISDWLHEDAAERYPGRLAVNTGQDPESMLINGKGQFRDPNTGFMTNTPLEIFTITPGRRYRFRMINAFASVCPAQVTIEGHGMTVIATDGESVHPVNVNTIISFSGERYDFIITADQPVGAYWIQLRGLGECGIRRAQQLAILRYARGPYQPASAPPTYDVGIPQGVILNPLDAICDRKRADAICVSNLKNAKKVDKSVLVERPDVKIFLPFRFYVYEPKTLFIPNTYNRFLVASDADHLISLIDEVSYVSPPSPMLSQYNDIPEDYFCNGDNRPADCGENCQCTHKIDIPLNAIVEVVLVDEVQQINISHPFHLHGTSFYVLGLGRSPDTNIKRMNLKHALDLDQRGMLERQYIKPALKDTVAVPNNGYAVLRFRADNPGFWLFHCHFQYHIVIGMNLIFQIGTPKDLPPVPTNFPRCGNHQPPITPSTLW